Within the Medicago truncatula cultivar Jemalong A17 chromosome 4, MtrunA17r5.0-ANR, whole genome shotgun sequence genome, the region tggctTAAAATCAGCCATTCAAAATCTTGTAATATCACATAATCCGCACTCTGTGTGTTTCTTCTTACTCTATCGGTCGCATATCGTGGGAGGCATATAATTTAGTTACAAACATGATTGAACCGTAAGATCATATTGTTATGTATAGAAGGATCTAAACGAAGCACACCATATAACAACATCACAGTTCGTTCATATAgtcataaaaatttcaatatagTCATAACAATAGTCCTCAATCAAATCTTGATTATCGAGACCAGGTAATTCCAAACTAAAAattgtatgaaaaaaaaacacaacagcCACCCTTGTTTTTCATTGAGAATTATCATTATTAGGTCCATACCTACGAACCCTCTCATCAATCCACTCCCTCATATCCCTTAACACAAGATTAGCAGACTCATCAGGCTCCCCTTGAATCAAAGAATGATACATCCCCTCATAAAGCTTCAAAGTCTTATCCttagattcagctttctcataCAACAGCTTAGAAGAAGAAGGGCACGTGACACCATCAGCAGTACCATGTGCCGTAAGAAACGGCACCGTTACATTGCAGAAATTATCTTGCACATATTGAGTGACTCTAAGAAGTTCCCTCATGGTCCCTACTCTAGGTGGGCCCGTATACCTCCTTGGATTAGAAGCAATAATCTTCAACTTATTTGGATCCCTAATTGCTTTTCCGACCATTTTGTTATCAGGCATCGCTGCCCACGTGTcagccaaaccaaacaaaagacCGTACACAAACAAATGAATCTTACTCGGTTTCATATCCTCGGGGATTACGAAAAGCGGCGCTGAGAATATTAAACCCGTCCACGTGTCGGGTTCTGATTGGAAATACATCAGCAATGTAGCTAAACCACCCATTGACTCACCGAAGAGAAACGCTGGGAGGTGGTTGTAGGGAGGAGAACGGCGGACGTGGAGGAAAAATGAAAGTGAGGTGGCGGCGATTTTGTCCATGTCCCCGAGGTAGCAACGGAGGCCATCGGAACGGCCGTGACCTAAGAGATCAGCGGTGAAGACGGCGTAACCCCAGGTGGCGTAGGTGATGCAGATTTTTTGGAAGAGCCAGCCGGTGTCGGAGCCGTAACCGTGAGTCATGTAAACGGTAGCTTTGATTTCAGCGTTGAGTGGGAGAAAGGACTGTGTGAAGATTTTGCCGTTGGGTGTTTCGAAGTGTGATTTGGTATTGCGAACTCCTTGGGAGGTGTAGTATTCTTCTTCGGGGGTGTGACCCCAGAAATTTGGGGGAATCTCTGATTCCTGCTGCGTTGCCATTGGCGTTGTTGTTTCAGCGATGGAAACGGGTGAGGATGGATAATTAGAGATTAATgtttgagaaaaaaatgttatataaaaAGATTGAGAAAGTGGGAGTTAGTGGGGTGGTTGGTGAGTGGGACCCATGGGAGTTGGTGAACCAACCAAACCCAAGTCCATTATTGGAGTTGTAACGTGTGTGATTTGGTTGTTGTTGGCTTTgggttaatttttgttttgagttaattaagtttttgatctatgaaaataaattacattttttaatccttacaaaatttgtttaattatgcttaaacttctaaatttttgaaagatattttaCATGCATGTTCATAACATTATAAGACACTCTTTGGTaaaaatttttagttttttaacatgtaatgaattaaatataaatttttctaaaagtcaaattttcaagattatattaatgaaaatttggatctaataataaaattttaagttacttttttgcggatgaactttgtattatattttaagtaagtatgtgaaaaatatgttacaaatttaaaagtttaaacacaattaagcaaattttaattttaaaagcactaaaagtatgtgttggtacctgttaaattgaaatttgtttaattatacttaaatttttaaatttttaaatgatttttaacagacatgttaagaacattataataatctcttttataaaaaattataattttttaacatgtaatgaattaaatataattttttaaaacgtcaaaagttcaagataaaactaacgaaaatttggacctaaaaataaaattttgtgctaatttattgtggcggaactttttataatgttttaaacaagtatgtaataaatcattaaaaaatttaaaattttaagcataattaaacaaattttaatttaatagggactaaaaacactaacggaaaattttgtagggatcaaacagtgtgatttatttttatagggactaaaaacaaaacttcagatatttatagggaccaaaaacttaattaactcatttttttttttttatgtaatgttGGCTTTGGGTTAATGGAACTTGTATCTAGAACTTGGGCTTATTGGTTAGTGGTTTGAACTTTGACCATAAAAATTTGGAATTCTGCTTTTCACCCAGAACATTTCGCTCGCGCCCtgcacattttttaaatatgatcttgcgtgagttaagtcaagTAGCGTCACTTAACACACGCACCTCACAAactctgcgtgacttaagtcacgcaccacTGAGCCTATGCGCGAGTTAACTTGCGCAAGTTGGTCGGTGGTAAAAACTGAAGCACAAACGTTTCTTGGACGGTAGTCAATGGTTTTGATTGGTTTTTACACGTTTTTCTTAAGTTGTTCACACGTTTTTGGACCTCTTTAAATGATATATACCTTATAACACCTATAAAAACCCTCACATACTTCCTCTTTTCCTCATATTTTCTCATCTCACTCTCCccacctcttcttcttcttcttcttcttctttgtttttataGTCTCTAGAGTCTTTGTACCCCTTTAGGTAAATACCGGTGGCTTTTGGGGGAAGTAGTGGTCCGTTAGGTTGGGGAAAAAGACATCATCCCTTGAGGTAAAATTAGCTTTGCTTCCTTTTACTCCCAAAATCTTTTTACCGCGGGTAAAAAGAATCATCATGGGGGTATAAAaggaaccaaatttaaatttaactcaagGGGTCTTGATGTCGTTTTCCTCAACATGACGGATCACTACTTTCCCCAAGAGCTATTGGCATATACCGAAGagggtaaaatatatgtattatatattgtaatgtttgaatcatattaataaaatgagagttatatttattaattttgttttttatttgtatttatttcgcatttattttatgtttatgcttatgtattgaataaataaaatcgaatttattttctaattttgtatttaatgaataaataaattagaatgaaaattgaattagtataaaattgaatttattttaagtgcataaataaattagaaaaaaatagaatttatgtTTAGACTTTGAGccatattgaataaatataataatttattgaatcatattgaataaataaaatattttagactttGCGCCATattgaataaagtaaataaaataatttattgaatcatattaaataaataaataaaaaaggcaCTTTGCGCCACTTAACGTTCACACTAGTTTACACTTGCGCCACTTAACATGCGCAACGCTACTTAACTTGCGCACAAGTTTACacttgcgctagttaactagcgcaggGGCATGGCTGCAGGGTGCGAGCGAAATGTGCTGGGTGAAgagcaaaattcaaaaatttgtgaatttttttctacCTTTCATCCATCCCGTACGATtttcaaaagagaaatgatatttgtataatcatatttttttttacaacttttgtgataattttttaatcatacccacaccattttttttatattttttttctctttgttgATTCCGTTTTTGTACAAAtgcctcattttctttgtaaa harbors:
- the LOC11445793 gene encoding caffeoylshikimate esterase — translated: MATQQESEIPPNFWGHTPEEEYYTSQGVRNTKSHFETPNGKIFTQSFLPLNAEIKATVYMTHGYGSDTGWLFQKICITYATWGYAVFTADLLGHGRSDGLRCYLGDMDKIAATSLSFFLHVRRSPPYNHLPAFLFGESMGGLATLLMYFQSEPDTWTGLIFSAPLFVIPEDMKPSKIHLFVYGLLFGLADTWAAMPDNKMVGKAIRDPNKLKIIASNPRRYTGPPRVGTMRELLRVTQYVQDNFCNVTVPFLTAHGTADGVTCPSSSKLLYEKAESKDKTLKLYEGMYHSLIQGEPDESANLVLRDMREWIDERVRRYGPNNDNSQ